One genomic segment of Pedobacter endophyticus includes these proteins:
- the gltB gene encoding glutamate synthase large subunit, translating into MTPNSGLYDAQFEHDACGIGFVAHVKGRKSHQIISDALTILENLDHRGACGAEPNTGDGAGIMIQIPHEFLYDECLKAGFSLPETNNYGVGMLFMPKDIRSREECRELIYRAAEKLGLEILGFRKVDVDTTDIGNMALSVEPEIEQVFIARPYAIAAGADFERKLYVFKNYLIKLIANTVNGGKDFYVVSLSAQTIIYKGQLTSLQVRTYFTDLSDKRMVSALGLVHSRFATNTFPSWRLAQPFRFIAHNGEINTLQGNLNWFRAGVKSFASAYFTPEELDMLLPVIDETNSDSGCLDNVIELLLHAGRTLPHVLMMLVPEAWDGNEDMDPLKKAFYEFHATLIEPWDGPAAIAFTDGKLIGATLDRNGLRPSRYAITSDDRVIMGSEAGALAIDQSTIIEKGRLTPGKMFVVDMEQGRIISDDEIKTQVCGKSPYADWINQYQIRLEELPEPRVMFTGLSSESIFKYQQVFGYSSEDVDLLLKPMAIEGKEPIGSMGTDTPLAILSKRPQHLSNYFKQLFAQVTNPPIDPIREKVVMSLASFMGSMGNLLDESPKQAHCVAIKHPILTNQELEKLRSIDTGVFQAKTLQTYFRADGKPGAMAKALDRLCRYAVDAVEDGFQVIVLTDRAIDSEHAAMPSLLAVSAVHHHLIRKGYRGAVGIVIEAGDIWEVHHFATLLGFGVTAINPYLALETVSGFQKESGLSVEQLTKNYIYAVNSGLLKIFSKMGISTLQSYQGAQIFEILGLDKQVVNTYFTGAVSRIGGLNLDEIAKETLIKHHRSFGPTTQTDNLLPAGGTYKFRRKGEAHLFNPQTIHLLQNATRKNDYNIFKQYSKLVNEQTQQAYTIRGLFEFNYSRPSVPLNEVESTEAILKRFATGAMSFGSISHEAHSTLAIAMNRIGGKSNTGEGGEDEMRYTKMENGDSMRSAIKQVASGRFGVTSYYLTNADELQIKMAQGAKPGEGGQLPGHKVDDWIAKVRHSTPGVGLISPPPHHDIYSIEDLAQLIYDLKNANRAARINVKLVSKAGVGTIAAGVAKAHADVILVSGFDGGTGASPLTSIQHAGLPWELGLAEAHQTLVKNKLRNRIVLQTDGQLKTGRDIAIAALLGAEEWGVATAALVTTGCIMMRKCHLNTCPVGVATQDPELRKLFTGDADHVVNLFYFLAEELREIMAELGFRTINEMIGQSDILKVRELPAEDWKLKHLNLSAILFKAEDNGLPLFNTEEQDHGLANVLDHQLIAAAQPAITNNEPVFASFNVKNTDRSLGTMLSNEISKVHLGAGLPPDTINFKFVGSAGQSFGAFNTRGVTLSLEGEANDYVGKGLSGARLAVYPFSNSTFVPEQNIIIGNVALYGATSGELYARGKAGERFAVRNSGATAVVEGVGDHGCEYMTGGEVLILGDTGSNFAAGMSGGVAWVYDANGTFARKCNREMVDLDPLQTEDEQRIMALLKTHIRLTDSKVAEFILSDWKTQSNHFVKVFPKEYKAVLAKRNQQVKIH; encoded by the coding sequence ATGACACCAAACAGTGGATTGTACGATGCGCAATTTGAACACGATGCCTGCGGTATTGGGTTCGTTGCGCATGTGAAAGGGCGAAAATCGCATCAAATTATCTCCGATGCACTTACTATTTTAGAAAATCTAGATCATAGAGGGGCATGTGGAGCAGAACCAAATACAGGCGATGGCGCCGGTATCATGATTCAGATTCCTCACGAATTTTTATATGACGAATGTCTCAAAGCAGGCTTCAGCTTACCCGAAACCAATAATTATGGTGTTGGGATGCTGTTTATGCCGAAGGATATCCGATCGAGAGAGGAATGCAGAGAACTGATTTACCGTGCTGCAGAAAAATTGGGATTGGAGATTTTGGGTTTCAGAAAAGTTGATGTTGATACGACCGATATTGGCAACATGGCGCTTTCGGTTGAACCCGAAATTGAGCAGGTGTTTATTGCCCGCCCTTACGCCATTGCAGCAGGCGCCGATTTCGAACGCAAGCTCTATGTTTTTAAAAACTATCTCATTAAACTTATCGCCAACACGGTTAATGGCGGTAAAGATTTCTACGTGGTTTCGCTATCGGCGCAAACCATTATATACAAAGGCCAGCTGACCTCGTTACAAGTTCGCACTTACTTTACCGATTTGAGCGATAAACGCATGGTTTCTGCCCTTGGCCTAGTTCACTCTCGTTTTGCAACCAACACCTTTCCATCGTGGAGATTGGCTCAGCCTTTCCGTTTTATAGCGCATAATGGCGAGATCAACACCCTGCAGGGAAACCTGAACTGGTTCAGGGCCGGTGTAAAATCTTTCGCTTCGGCTTATTTTACGCCAGAAGAATTGGACATGTTATTGCCTGTTATTGATGAGACGAACTCCGATTCTGGCTGTTTGGATAACGTAATCGAACTTTTACTTCACGCCGGTCGAACCTTACCGCACGTTTTGATGATGTTGGTGCCAGAAGCATGGGATGGTAATGAGGATATGGACCCGCTTAAAAAGGCGTTTTACGAGTTCCACGCTACTTTAATAGAACCGTGGGACGGTCCGGCTGCCATTGCCTTTACCGATGGTAAGCTGATTGGCGCCACCCTCGATCGTAACGGTTTGCGCCCTTCGCGTTACGCCATCACTTCAGACGATCGCGTAATTATGGGATCAGAAGCTGGTGCACTGGCCATCGATCAAAGTACCATTATCGAAAAAGGCCGCCTTACACCCGGCAAAATGTTCGTCGTGGATATGGAGCAGGGAAGAATCATCAGCGATGATGAAATTAAAACGCAGGTGTGCGGCAAAAGTCCTTACGCCGATTGGATCAATCAATATCAAATCCGTTTAGAGGAACTGCCCGAGCCACGTGTAATGTTCACTGGCTTGTCGTCAGAATCGATATTTAAATACCAGCAAGTGTTTGGCTATAGCAGCGAAGACGTAGATCTGTTGCTTAAACCAATGGCTATTGAGGGCAAAGAGCCAATCGGCTCGATGGGAACCGATACACCGCTTGCCATTCTTTCAAAGCGCCCGCAACACTTGTCGAACTACTTTAAACAGTTGTTTGCGCAGGTAACCAATCCGCCAATCGATCCCATCCGCGAAAAAGTGGTAATGAGCTTAGCGAGCTTTATGGGCAGCATGGGCAACCTGTTGGATGAATCGCCAAAGCAGGCCCATTGTGTAGCCATTAAACACCCGATTTTAACCAATCAGGAATTAGAAAAACTGCGAAGTATCGATACAGGCGTTTTCCAGGCGAAAACCTTGCAAACTTATTTTCGTGCCGATGGAAAGCCGGGTGCAATGGCAAAAGCGTTAGATCGTTTGTGCCGCTATGCCGTTGATGCCGTAGAAGATGGTTTTCAGGTAATCGTATTAACTGATAGGGCAATCGACTCTGAACACGCGGCAATGCCATCATTATTGGCTGTATCTGCCGTTCACCACCACCTGATCCGCAAAGGCTACCGCGGTGCTGTGGGGATCGTAATTGAGGCGGGCGACATTTGGGAGGTGCATCATTTTGCTACCTTGCTTGGCTTCGGCGTTACGGCAATTAACCCGTACCTAGCTTTAGAAACCGTTAGCGGTTTCCAAAAAGAAAGTGGCTTATCTGTTGAGCAGCTTACTAAAAATTACATCTATGCCGTAAATAGTGGTTTGCTTAAAATATTCTCTAAAATGGGTATTTCCACATTGCAATCGTATCAGGGAGCGCAAATTTTCGAAATTTTGGGCTTAGATAAGCAAGTGGTAAATACTTATTTCACAGGTGCAGTATCCCGTATCGGTGGTTTAAATTTAGATGAAATTGCTAAAGAGACCCTAATTAAGCACCACCGCAGTTTCGGTCCCACAACACAAACCGATAACCTATTGCCTGCAGGGGGAACTTACAAGTTTCGTCGCAAGGGCGAGGCGCATTTGTTTAACCCGCAAACCATCCACTTGTTGCAAAACGCAACCCGTAAAAACGATTATAACATCTTCAAACAATATTCTAAACTGGTAAATGAGCAGACACAACAAGCTTACACCATTCGGGGTTTGTTTGAGTTTAATTACAGCCGCCCGTCGGTTCCATTAAACGAGGTCGAATCTACAGAAGCCATTTTGAAGCGTTTTGCAACAGGGGCAATGTCTTTTGGGTCCATATCTCACGAGGCACACTCCACTCTGGCGATTGCCATGAACCGCATCGGCGGAAAAAGCAATACCGGCGAGGGTGGTGAAGACGAAATGCGCTACACTAAAATGGAGAATGGCGACAGCATGCGTTCGGCCATTAAGCAGGTAGCATCGGGTCGTTTTGGTGTAACCAGTTATTATTTAACCAATGCCGATGAGCTGCAGATTAAAATGGCTCAGGGCGCAAAACCGGGCGAAGGCGGTCAGTTACCCGGCCACAAAGTAGACGATTGGATTGCCAAAGTGCGTCACTCTACGCCCGGTGTAGGTTTGATTTCGCCACCTCCGCACCACGATATTTATTCGATTGAGGATTTGGCGCAGTTGATTTACGATTTAAAAAATGCCAATCGTGCAGCAAGAATCAACGTAAAACTGGTTTCTAAAGCAGGCGTAGGTACAATTGCCGCAGGTGTTGCAAAAGCACACGCCGATGTAATTTTGGTTTCAGGTTTCGATGGTGGAACAGGTGCTTCACCGCTAACCTCAATCCAACATGCAGGTTTACCGTGGGAGCTTGGTTTGGCCGAAGCACATCAAACTTTAGTTAAGAACAAGCTGCGTAACCGTATTGTGCTTCAAACCGATGGACAATTGAAAACAGGACGAGATATTGCTATTGCAGCATTATTAGGTGCCGAAGAGTGGGGCGTTGCAACGGCAGCACTTGTTACAACAGGTTGTATTATGATGCGTAAATGTCACCTGAATACCTGCCCTGTAGGCGTGGCTACGCAAGACCCCGAATTGAGAAAATTATTTACTGGTGATGCTGATCACGTGGTAAACTTATTTTATTTCCTGGCCGAAGAACTGCGTGAAATTATGGCTGAACTCGGTTTCAGAACCATAAACGAAATGATCGGCCAGTCGGATATTTTAAAAGTACGCGAATTGCCTGCTGAAGACTGGAAATTGAAGCACTTGAATTTATCGGCGATCTTGTTTAAAGCAGAAGATAATGGTTTGCCATTGTTTAATACCGAAGAACAAGATCACGGTTTGGCCAATGTGTTAGATCATCAGTTAATTGCGGCGGCACAGCCCGCAATTACCAATAACGAGCCTGTTTTTGCAAGCTTCAATGTTAAAAACACCGATCGGTCACTAGGTACCATGTTATCGAACGAGATTTCGAAAGTACATTTGGGCGCAGGTTTACCTCCAGATACTATCAACTTTAAGTTTGTAGGCTCTGCCGGGCAAAGTTTTGGTGCTTTTAACACACGTGGTGTTACCTTATCGTTAGAAGGTGAAGCGAACGATTATGTCGGTAAAGGCTTATCAGGAGCTCGTTTAGCCGTTTATCCATTCTCAAATTCAACATTCGTACCCGAGCAAAACATCATCATCGGCAACGTAGCGCTTTACGGGGCTACCTCAGGTGAGCTTTATGCCCGCGGAAAAGCAGGAGAGCGTTTCGCAGTTCGTAACTCGGGCGCTACGGCCGTTGTAGAAGGTGTTGGCGATCACGGTTGCGAATACATGACTGGCGGTGAGGTGCTAATTCTTGGTGATACCGGAAGTAACTTTGCTGCTGGTATGAGTGGCGGCGTGGCCTGGGTTTACGATGCCAATGGAACTTTTGCCCGCAAGTGCAACAGGGAAATGGTCGATCTGGATCCCCTGCAAACCGAAGATGAACAACGAATCATGGCATTGCTAAAAACGCATATCAGACTTACAGACAGTAAGGTTGCTGAGTTTATCTTAAGCGATTGGAAAACACAATCGAATCATTTTGTAAAGGTGTTCCCTAAAGAATACAAAGCAGTTTTAGCAAAACGTAATCAACAAGTTAAAATACACTAA
- a CDS encoding sugar MFS transporter: MQSTTKPGQGQGLKPLIIICALFFIFGFVTWANGTLIPFFKLSFGLTNLQAFFVTFASYMAYFFLALPSSWILKKVGFKNGIILGLLILGLGSLIFIPAAQTRTFGLFLTGIFVQGAALALLQTASNPYLTIIGPIESAAKRISIAGICNKFAGMIVPLIMGTLFLKNASEVEKQIKAATGAVHEQLLNDVLGRVNMPYIVLAIVFSLFALLIKFTNLPEVEVEEDVVDETKGAVVKHTSIFQFPHVFLGALCIFVYVGAEVMAGDIIGIYGRELGISAEISGKLTSITLFSMLVGYIIGIATIPKYISQQKALRICAILGIVFTVLSFAISSWFAVIFVALLGLANSLMWPAIFPLGISHLGKFTKIGSAIMIMGIAGGAIMPLMYAFLNEKLHINFQMAYLLTVLPCYLYILYFAIKGHKVGLNLK, from the coding sequence ATGCAATCGACAACAAAACCAGGCCAGGGGCAGGGCCTAAAACCCCTTATCATTATTTGCGCCCTATTTTTTATTTTTGGCTTTGTAACCTGGGCAAATGGTACTTTAATTCCTTTCTTCAAGTTATCTTTCGGATTAACAAATCTTCAGGCGTTTTTTGTAACCTTTGCCTCGTACATGGCTTACTTCTTTTTAGCCTTACCATCCTCATGGATACTTAAAAAAGTAGGTTTCAAAAATGGCATTATTTTAGGTTTGTTGATTCTTGGCTTGGGTTCGCTCATCTTTATCCCCGCTGCCCAAACCAGAACTTTTGGCTTATTCCTCACCGGAATTTTCGTTCAGGGAGCCGCATTGGCCTTGCTTCAAACGGCATCAAATCCTTATTTAACCATTATCGGGCCGATAGAAAGTGCAGCAAAGCGCATCAGTATAGCTGGCATCTGCAATAAATTTGCAGGAATGATTGTGCCTTTGATTATGGGCACGCTGTTTTTAAAAAATGCTTCGGAAGTAGAAAAACAAATAAAAGCCGCCACCGGAGCCGTACACGAGCAATTACTTAATGATGTTTTAGGAAGAGTAAATATGCCTTACATTGTTTTGGCCATTGTTTTTTCCCTTTTTGCTTTGCTTATTAAGTTTACCAACCTGCCCGAAGTGGAAGTTGAGGAAGATGTTGTTGATGAAACCAAGGGCGCTGTTGTAAAACATACCAGCATATTTCAATTTCCACATGTGTTTTTAGGGGCGCTTTGCATCTTTGTTTACGTAGGCGCCGAAGTAATGGCGGGCGATATTATCGGTATCTACGGCAGGGAGCTCGGCATCAGTGCAGAAATTAGCGGAAAATTAACCTCTATTACGCTGTTTAGTATGTTGGTAGGCTACATTATCGGCATTGCAACCATTCCAAAGTATATATCACAACAAAAGGCACTCCGCATCTGCGCAATTTTAGGTATCGTGTTTACGGTGTTATCTTTTGCTATTTCCAGCTGGTTTGCAGTGATCTTTGTTGCCTTGTTAGGATTGGCGAACTCGTTAATGTGGCCGGCAATTTTCCCCCTGGGAATCAGCCACCTGGGCAAGTTTACCAAAATTGGTTCGGCAATTATGATTATGGGTATTGCCGGCGGCGCCATAATGCCGTTGATGTACGCATTTTTAAACGAAAAGTTACATATCAACTTTCAAATGGCCTATCTGTTAACCGTGTTGCCATGCTATTTATACATTCTTTACTTTGCAATAAAAGGTCACAAAGTAGGCTTGAACTTAAAGTAA
- a CDS encoding DUF6922 domain-containing protein yields MSKELNKRVIVVHWKRFASTDIDVFSSLKGFCDSYPTYNYHTLNNYLSKKKVPFENDEIKIERQPLIQKIRRPDLPKVLFWDFDFEKLDWNRSYKTVIERVLDKGNTMDWEEMIRFYGRENVIRALNEDITYLSDMTMEAVCKYFQLSKEKLRCYTKKQLHQGHWI; encoded by the coding sequence ATGTCAAAGGAATTGAACAAAAGAGTAATCGTTGTGCACTGGAAAAGATTTGCCAGTACGGATATCGATGTGTTTTCAAGTCTGAAGGGATTTTGCGACAGCTACCCAACCTATAACTATCATACATTGAACAACTATCTTTCCAAAAAAAAGGTTCCGTTCGAAAACGATGAAATCAAGATTGAAAGACAGCCACTGATACAAAAGATCAGAAGACCCGACCTTCCAAAGGTACTGTTCTGGGACTTTGATTTCGAAAAACTGGACTGGAACAGGAGTTACAAAACCGTTATCGAACGGGTGCTTGATAAAGGCAATACAATGGATTGGGAAGAGATGATCAGGTTTTATGGTAGAGAAAACGTAATCCGAGCCCTCAATGAAGACATCACCTATCTTTCTGATATGACCATGGAGGCCGTTTGTAAATATTTTCAGTTGAGCAAAGAAAAACTCAGATGTTACACAAAGAAACAGTTACACCAGGGACACTGGATCTAA
- a CDS encoding nucleotidyl transferase AbiEii/AbiGii toxin family protein, with protein MLHKETVTPGTLDLIQTLMQDHQLNSFYLVGGTALSLRIGHRESVDIDLFSSSDFDGDGLAVHLRNSYGADVKRHKGNYVSGSIGEVDFDFISHKYPSIRPIETIEGIRMMSNQDISAMKINAIVNSGQRIKDFIDMHYLLMEMPLDEILDYYCQKYPNVDPNTAKSSLMYHNDIDFNVPVKLMDGKLKWQDVQGSISKAVREYTNLLESRELYRKLQETKNSQKNDRGRGMSR; from the coding sequence ATGTTACACAAAGAAACAGTTACACCAGGGACACTGGATCTAATCCAGACACTGATGCAAGACCATCAGCTCAACTCCTTTTACCTTGTTGGAGGTACCGCACTATCTTTAAGGATTGGCCACAGGGAATCCGTAGATATCGACCTTTTCAGCTCGTCAGACTTTGATGGTGATGGACTCGCTGTACATTTAAGGAACAGCTATGGTGCGGATGTAAAACGCCACAAGGGCAATTATGTAAGTGGTAGCATTGGCGAAGTTGATTTTGATTTTATCTCGCACAAGTATCCATCTATCAGACCAATAGAAACAATCGAAGGCATAAGGATGATGTCCAATCAGGATATATCTGCCATGAAGATCAATGCAATTGTGAATAGCGGACAAAGGATCAAGGATTTTATCGATATGCATTACCTGTTAATGGAAATGCCTTTAGATGAAATATTGGATTACTACTGCCAGAAATATCCAAATGTCGACCCTAACACTGCTAAGTCGTCTCTAATGTACCATAACGATATCGACTTTAATGTTCCCGTAAAACTGATGGATGGAAAGCTAAAATGGCAGGATGTGCAGGGAAGTATTTCAAAGGCGGTACGTGAATATACCAATCTACTAGAAAGCAGGGAATTGTACCGTAAGCTTCAGGAAACAAAAAATAGCCAGAAAAACGATCGTGGCAGAGGAATGAGTCGCTAG
- the fsa gene encoding fructose-6-phosphate aldolase: protein MKFFIDTANLDQIKEAHDLGILDGVTTNPSLMAKEGITGEENVINHYKAICDIVEDNVSAEVIATTFDEIVKEGEALAALNPKIVVKVPMIKDGVKAIKYFSSKGIKTNCTLIFSAGQALLAAKAGATYVSPFLGRLDDISSDGLVLIEDIRTIFDNYGYETQILAASIRGPLHIVNCAKLGADVITAPLAAIVGLLKHPLTDTGLATFLADHAKAAGK, encoded by the coding sequence ATGAAATTTTTTATTGACACAGCAAACCTCGACCAAATTAAAGAGGCGCATGATCTTGGCATTTTAGATGGTGTAACTACCAACCCGAGCTTAATGGCTAAAGAAGGCATTACCGGCGAGGAAAACGTAATTAACCATTACAAAGCCATTTGCGATATAGTTGAAGATAACGTAAGTGCCGAAGTTATTGCAACCACATTTGATGAAATTGTTAAGGAAGGTGAAGCTTTGGCAGCACTAAATCCTAAAATTGTAGTGAAAGTGCCGATGATTAAAGACGGCGTTAAGGCCATTAAATATTTCTCATCAAAAGGCATTAAAACCAACTGTACATTAATTTTTTCTGCCGGGCAGGCACTATTGGCAGCTAAAGCTGGTGCAACTTATGTTTCGCCGTTTTTGGGTCGTTTAGATGATATATCAAGCGATGGCCTGGTGCTAATTGAAGATATCAGAACGATTTTTGATAACTACGGTTACGAAACTCAAATTTTGGCCGCTTCTATCCGTGGTCCGTTGCATATTGTAAATTGTGCAAAACTCGGTGCTGATGTAATTACTGCTCCATTGGCTGCTATTGTTGGCTTATTGAAACACCCGTTAACCGATACAGGTTTGGCAACGTTTCTGGCCGATCATGCTAAGGCAGCGGGGAAATAG
- a CDS encoding D-glycero-alpha-D-manno-heptose-1,7-bisphosphate 7-phosphatase, whose amino-acid sequence MNKAIFLDRDGVLNHEIYDYICRVEDFKILDYQIPVLKKLYDEGYLLIVITNQGGIALKRYSEQELAIMHQMLRNAFIAKGADIAGFYYCPHHPTVGGECKCRKPASGMILDAIDMYEIDPAQSVMIGDKPRDVEAANGAGVKGILIQPDEQISYDKIKEVLSRESLV is encoded by the coding sequence ATGAATAAAGCTATTTTCCTGGATCGCGATGGCGTTCTGAATCACGAGATCTACGATTACATTTGCCGCGTTGAAGATTTCAAAATTCTTGATTATCAGATTCCGGTTTTAAAAAAACTGTACGATGAAGGTTACCTTTTAATAGTAATTACCAACCAGGGCGGTATTGCTTTAAAGAGATACAGTGAACAAGAGTTGGCGATTATGCATCAAATGCTGCGAAATGCGTTTATTGCCAAGGGGGCCGATATTGCAGGATTTTATTACTGCCCGCACCATCCAACCGTTGGTGGCGAATGTAAATGCCGCAAGCCTGCATCGGGAATGATTTTAGATGCCATTGATATGTACGAAATTGACCCTGCACAATCGGTAATGATCGGCGATAAGCCCCGAGACGTTGAGGCCGCTAATGGGGCAGGAGTGAAAGGAATATTAATTCAACCTGATGAGCAGATCAGTTACGATAAAATTAAGGAAGTTTTGAGTCGTGAGTCGTTAGTCTGA
- a CDS encoding formylglycine-generating enzyme family protein: MSKINLSCAILPLFFLFSCNSDSKKAAAEAKFKQDSMASCEKNLPKRFGAVKDTSSFASNAVSHDGMVLIPGGEFTMGASDKEGREDEYPKHRVKLASFWMDATEVTNASFKKFVDATGYVTTAERKPDWEEMKKQLPPGTPKPDDSVFVAASLVFYQPKSVTSLNDASQWWRWVKGANWKHPHGPKSDIKGKENFPVVHLSWDDALAYCKWSGKRLPTEAEWEYAARGGLKDNLYPWGNEDIEKGKAKANTWQGNFPVKNTDWDKFNGLAATKQFKANGYGLFDMAGNVWEWCSDWYRPDYYSTLNGLSTNPQGPPDSYDPMEPTVPKKVVRGGSFMCNASYCKGYRVTSRMKTSTDTGLEHTGFRCVSSN, encoded by the coding sequence ATGTCGAAAATCAACCTATCGTGCGCTATTTTGCCACTTTTTTTCTTGTTCTCGTGTAACTCAGATTCCAAAAAAGCCGCTGCAGAGGCAAAGTTCAAGCAAGATTCTATGGCTTCGTGCGAGAAAAATTTGCCAAAACGGTTCGGAGCCGTCAAAGATACATCGAGTTTTGCAAGCAATGCCGTAAGTCACGATGGTATGGTTTTAATTCCGGGGGGCGAGTTTACGATGGGCGCATCAGATAAAGAAGGGCGGGAGGATGAGTATCCAAAGCACCGGGTAAAACTGGCTTCCTTTTGGATGGATGCTACCGAAGTGACCAACGCCAGCTTCAAGAAATTTGTTGATGCAACAGGCTATGTTACCACAGCCGAGCGCAAGCCCGATTGGGAAGAAATGAAAAAGCAATTGCCGCCCGGAACGCCCAAGCCCGACGATAGCGTTTTCGTAGCAGCCTCTTTAGTATTTTATCAGCCGAAGTCGGTAACCAGCTTAAATGATGCTTCGCAATGGTGGCGCTGGGTAAAAGGTGCCAATTGGAAGCACCCACATGGCCCAAAGAGCGACATTAAAGGGAAAGAAAATTTCCCCGTTGTACACCTATCGTGGGATGATGCGCTGGCGTATTGCAAGTGGTCGGGAAAAAGATTACCAACAGAAGCAGAATGGGAATATGCCGCAAGGGGCGGTTTGAAAGATAACCTCTATCCCTGGGGCAACGAAGATATTGAGAAAGGAAAAGCAAAAGCAAACACCTGGCAGGGTAATTTTCCGGTTAAGAACACAGATTGGGATAAATTTAACGGGCTGGCCGCCACGAAGCAGTTTAAAGCGAATGGGTACGGATTGTTTGATATGGCCGGAAACGTTTGGGAGTGGTGTAGCGACTGGTACCGACCCGATTACTACAGCACACTGAACGGATTAAGCACCAACCCACAGGGGCCACCCGATAGTTACGACCCAATGGAACCAACCGTACCCAAAAAGGTAGTTAGAGGCGGTTCTTTTATGTGTAATGCTTCGTACTGTAAAGGGTATAGGGTAACCTCGAGAATGAAAACCTCAACTGATACGGGCCTCGAACATACCGGTTTTAGATGCGTAAGTTCAAATTAG
- a CDS encoding site-specific integrase produces the protein MKTNFSLLFYLKKQKNYRGGHVPVYLRITVGGKRAEMTSGLECDPEKWNTKSGRQDGKKEDVRSFNAYLDNLQAMINQVYRDLFDAGEIITSERIKCKFIGREVRKHTLMEGIKIHNEKMEALVGREYAIGTLKRFQVLERHLVAFMNEKYKITDINIKNINHAFIRDFDFFLRSVNGCANNTTVRYLKSLGKILRISLSLKWIDSDPMFGYKLKSKNVERSFLTEDELTKISEKQFLTERLSQVRDVFIFCCFTGLAYSDIEKLSLSNIKTGLDGKKWVYINRTKTGTRSAVPLLTPAIAVLEKYIDHPYCITKDRALPVSSNQKMNEYLKEIATVCEIDKPLSSHIARHTFATTVTLLNGVPMESVSKMLGHTNIRTTQIYAKVLDIKVSADMAILNDKY, from the coding sequence ATGAAGACTAATTTTAGCCTGCTTTTTTATCTTAAAAAGCAGAAAAACTATCGTGGCGGCCATGTCCCAGTTTATCTTAGGATAACTGTTGGCGGAAAAAGGGCAGAAATGACCAGCGGGCTTGAGTGCGATCCTGAAAAGTGGAATACCAAATCAGGCAGACAGGATGGAAAAAAGGAAGATGTCAGAAGCTTTAATGCTTACCTGGACAATCTCCAGGCAATGATCAACCAGGTTTACAGGGATCTTTTTGATGCAGGTGAAATTATTACCTCCGAAAGAATTAAGTGCAAATTTATCGGGCGGGAAGTCCGGAAGCATACCTTGATGGAAGGGATCAAAATACACAACGAAAAGATGGAAGCCCTAGTTGGACGTGAATACGCCATTGGTACTTTGAAGCGCTTTCAGGTCTTGGAAAGGCATCTTGTAGCTTTCATGAATGAAAAATACAAGATAACAGATATCAACATCAAAAATATTAACCATGCGTTTATAAGAGATTTTGATTTTTTCCTGAGGTCAGTAAACGGTTGTGCCAACAATACCACAGTAAGGTATCTGAAAAGTCTTGGTAAAATCCTACGTATTTCTTTGAGCTTAAAATGGATAGACAGCGATCCAATGTTTGGATACAAACTAAAGAGTAAAAACGTAGAGCGTTCATTTCTTACAGAGGATGAATTAACTAAAATTTCAGAAAAGCAGTTCTTAACCGAGCGACTGAGTCAGGTACGGGACGTTTTTATCTTTTGCTGTTTCACGGGACTTGCTTATTCTGACATAGAAAAGCTGAGCTTATCTAATATTAAAACAGGTTTAGATGGCAAAAAATGGGTTTATATAAACAGAACCAAGACGGGAACGCGTTCTGCTGTTCCCCTATTGACTCCTGCAATCGCAGTATTGGAAAAATATATCGATCATCCCTATTGCATCACCAAAGACAGAGCATTGCCAGTCTCGAGCAACCAGAAGATGAATGAGTATCTAAAAGAAATTGCTACTGTGTGCGAAATTGATAAACCCTTAAGCTCACATATTGCAAGGCATACATTCGCTACCACCGTTACCCTTCTTAATGGAGTGCCAATGGAAAGCGTATCGAAGATGCTTGGACATACCAATATCAGGACTACCCAGATATATGCAAAGGTCTTGGATATAAAGGTAAGTGCAGATATGGCGATTCTAAATGATAAATATTAA